The genomic DNA GCTCGGTAGAGAAACACCTAAAACACTGAGATCAAGAGCATAACCGCCAGTAACCAAGTAAACAGTGTTACAAACTGCACTTAATCGGCGGACTAAAGTACCAAGGCGATCGCGGAATTTTCTACCCACAGGATAAGCTGGAACTACACCCCAACCCGTCTCTTCTGCCACAAATACTAAATCTGCTTCAGCTAAAGGTAGTACTGTCAATAAATCTACTGAGGTTTTCTCCCATTCTAAATCGTCCTTGTCCAAAAAATTAGCTACCCAAGTTCCCAAAGAATCAACCAAAATCAAACTATCAGGTTGAGCTTTACTCACAATAGCTGTAAGTTCTATAGGTGCAGAAACAGTCAACCAATCTTGTGGACGACGTTGTTTATGTTTTTCAATCCGTTCTTGCCACTCCTGATCATCAGGATACTCCATAGCTGTTGCTACATAAGTAACGGGTTTCCCGGATTGTATTGCTAAATCTTCTGCCCATTCACTTTTCCCTGAGCGTGCTGGACCGGTTACTAAAATAACTTTACTCATGATCATATTCCCATAATTTTTGTTAACTGATTCCTAGTTGCAGTTCCACCTCTCATCCACTAATATTT from Okeanomitos corallinicola TIOX110 includes the following:
- the cobU gene encoding bifunctional adenosylcobinamide kinase/adenosylcobinamide-phosphate guanylyltransferase; this translates as MSKVILVTGPARSGKSEWAEDLAIQSGKPVTYVATAMEYPDDQEWQERIEKHKQRRPQDWLTVSAPIELTAIVSKAQPDSLILVDSLGTWVANFLDKDDLEWEKTSVDLLTVLPLAEADLVFVAEETGWGVVPAYPVGRKFRDRLGTLVRRLSAVCNTVYLVTGGYALDLSVLGVSLPSIKS